The following are from one region of the Dehalococcoidia bacterium genome:
- a CDS encoding bifunctional adenosylcobinamide kinase/adenosylcobinamide-phosphate guanylyltransferase: MTLTLILGGVRSGKSAYAEQLIAGPAVYVATLRADDEESRLRIERHRARRPAHWRTVEAVDQIAKRVAAEPDGTVLLDGFGLVVGAALETAAPAQRVAAEVAGIVEASRHRDWIVVSEEVGLSLVAPTPLGRQFQDLLGEANQALARAARRVVLVVAGRTVELA; this comes from the coding sequence ATGACGCTCACCCTCATTCTGGGCGGTGTTCGCAGCGGCAAAAGCGCGTACGCCGAGCAGCTGATCGCCGGTCCGGCGGTCTACGTGGCGACACTGCGCGCCGACGATGAGGAGAGCCGTCTGCGCATCGAGCGTCACCGGGCGCGTCGCCCGGCGCATTGGCGAACGGTGGAAGCGGTCGACCAGATCGCGAAGCGCGTCGCCGCCGAGCCGGACGGCACGGTGCTGCTGGATGGCTTCGGGCTCGTTGTCGGCGCGGCGTTGGAGACGGCTGCCCCCGCGCAGCGCGTTGCGGCCGAGGTGGCCGGCATTGTCGAGGCGAGCCGCCACCGCGATTGGATCGTCGTGTCGGAAGAGGTAGGGCTGTCGCTCGTTGCGCCAACCCCGCTCGGCCGGCAGTTTCAGGACTTGCTCGGAGAAGCAAATCAGGCGCTTGCCCGCGCTGCTCGCCGCGTGGTCTTGGTCGTCGCGGGGCGGACGGTGGAGTTGGCATGA
- a CDS encoding PAS domain S-box protein — translation MRRNRSQRGLANARSPRRSGWRFRRYLGSALPPALDHVIALIPDPFLIVGLDGRILGWNAAAERLYGYAAEEIIGASIVRLAPPGHPDDLALALDRYFQGLPPQPVETVRLRKDGTPLAVRITLSPVRSRAGRLTRIAVLHRALADPRGVLSEHDDQLAQAVLDGAPVGVHWVREDGTILWANRAKLEMLGYAADEYIGRNLAEFAVDPDAVRTALGRVRGGDVLRNVEIGLRAKNGALRTMLVSSTACRQGDAFVHTSCFSVDITERNDADAQLRAREQQFRTVVEKAPVFIWMTAPDATITFLSRPWFDFTGRPLDEAFGDGWVAAIHPDDLPAVLDRYCQAFDRREPYVVEYRLRRRDGAYRWMLDRGMPLVDPAGEFAGYLGAAVDITEFREAAEERARAAARDGRVEGVLLTAREMSHLLNNSITSAIGSLELLAYDPTNERYQALIPGALASLETAARYLRDLQNIVRVETKQTAVGEALDLGRSTA, via the coding sequence ATGAGGAGGAATCGGTCTCAGCGCGGCCTCGCGAACGCTCGCTCTCCTCGCCGGAGCGGGTGGCGCTTTCGGCGATATCTCGGCAGCGCCCTCCCGCCTGCCCTCGACCATGTCATCGCGCTCATCCCTGACCCCTTCCTCATCGTCGGTCTTGATGGGCGCATCCTCGGGTGGAACGCTGCGGCCGAGCGACTGTACGGCTACGCGGCGGAGGAGATCATCGGCGCCTCGATCGTGCGCTTGGCGCCGCCTGGGCATCCTGACGATCTCGCGCTCGCGCTCGACCGCTATTTTCAAGGCCTGCCTCCTCAGCCGGTCGAGACCGTCCGCCTCCGCAAGGACGGCACGCCGCTGGCGGTGCGCATCACGCTCTCCCCAGTCCGCTCGCGCGCCGGTCGCTTGACCCGCATTGCCGTGCTTCACCGCGCGCTGGCTGATCCTCGCGGCGTCCTCTCCGAGCACGACGACCAGCTCGCGCAGGCGGTATTAGACGGCGCTCCGGTCGGCGTTCACTGGGTCCGCGAAGACGGCACGATCCTCTGGGCCAACCGCGCCAAGCTCGAAATGCTGGGCTACGCCGCAGACGAATACATCGGGCGGAACCTTGCTGAATTCGCGGTTGACCCAGACGCAGTGCGAACGGCGCTCGGTCGGGTCCGAGGAGGCGACGTCCTCCGGAATGTCGAAATCGGCTTGCGCGCCAAGAATGGCGCCCTCCGGACGATGCTCGTCAGCTCAACTGCCTGCCGCCAGGGTGATGCCTTCGTTCACACCTCCTGTTTCAGTGTCGATATCACTGAGCGGAACGACGCCGACGCTCAGTTGCGCGCGCGGGAGCAGCAGTTCCGCACCGTGGTCGAGAAGGCGCCGGTCTTCATTTGGATGACCGCGCCGGACGCCACAATCACGTTCCTCAGCCGGCCGTGGTTCGACTTCACGGGCCGGCCGCTCGATGAAGCGTTTGGCGACGGCTGGGTCGCCGCTATTCATCCAGATGACCTTCCCGCCGTTCTCGATCGGTATTGCCAGGCATTCGACCGCCGTGAGCCCTACGTCGTTGAATACCGCCTCCGGCGCCGCGACGGCGCCTATCGCTGGATGCTCGACCGGGGCATGCCGCTCGTTGACCCGGCGGGCGAATTTGCCGGCTATCTTGGCGCGGCGGTCGACATTACGGAGTTCCGCGAAGCGGCGGAGGAGCGAGCGCGCGCGGCTGCGCGCGACGGCCGGGTTGAGGGCGTGCTCCTGACGGCGCGCGAGATGTCTCACCTGCTCAACAACAGCATCACGAGCGCCATCGGGAGCTTGGAACTGCTCGCCTACGACCCGACCAACGAACGGTATCAGGCGCTGATCCCCGGCGCACTCGCTAGCCTCGAGACGGCGGCGCGCTACCTGCGCGATCTTCAGAACATCGTCCGGGTCGAGACAAAGCAGACCGCGGTCGGCGAGGCACTCGACCTCGGCCGCTCGACCGCCTAG
- a CDS encoding DUF58 domain-containing protein — MGRNWLFAVALLTASVVLAVATGYNLLWKAVYFFLFLIALSWAWTWLNVRDIEVRRDGPEQRAQIGQTISERITVRNRSWLPKPWIEIRDHSTLPGHQASMAINLPAHERRTWRIRTPCTRRGRFSLGPLTVVATDPVGLFRRERQLAGSGTLLVYPRTVPLPNFTLPGGELSGESRIKTRTHAVTPNAAGIREYAPGDSFNRIHWPSTARTGRIMVKEFELDPSSEVWLVIDMQREVQLGEGDDSTEEYAITIAASIGRRLIETNRSVGLIAYGATHEVIHTDRGDRQLQKLLETLALVHATGIVPLAEVIAAESTRFGRNSTLVVITPSTDEGWVRSLQHQTHRGVRAVAIVLEPVTFGGETEVIHLLGSLAAADIRTSLVKRGDDLDQALSARASHRMV, encoded by the coding sequence CGGGCTACAACCTGCTCTGGAAAGCCGTGTACTTCTTCCTGTTCTTGATCGCGCTCTCATGGGCGTGGACATGGCTGAATGTGCGAGATATTGAGGTGCGTCGGGACGGCCCAGAGCAGCGCGCCCAGATCGGCCAGACAATCAGCGAGCGCATCACGGTCCGCAATCGGAGCTGGCTGCCCAAGCCGTGGATCGAAATCCGCGACCATTCCACCCTTCCCGGCCATCAGGCGAGCATGGCAATCAACCTTCCTGCCCATGAGCGCCGCACCTGGCGCATTAGGACCCCCTGCACTCGCCGGGGGCGGTTCTCTCTTGGGCCGCTGACCGTGGTGGCGACAGACCCCGTCGGGCTGTTCCGCCGCGAGCGGCAGCTCGCCGGCTCAGGCACGCTGCTGGTCTATCCGCGCACGGTGCCCCTGCCAAACTTCACCCTGCCGGGCGGGGAGCTGTCCGGCGAGAGCCGGATCAAAACGCGCACCCATGCCGTCACGCCGAACGCGGCTGGCATCCGGGAATACGCGCCGGGCGACAGCTTCAACCGCATCCACTGGCCATCGACAGCGCGCACCGGCCGCATCATGGTCAAGGAGTTCGAACTCGATCCCTCCAGCGAAGTCTGGCTGGTGATCGACATGCAGCGCGAGGTGCAGCTCGGCGAGGGCGACGACTCCACGGAAGAGTACGCCATCACCATTGCCGCATCGATCGGACGCCGCCTCATCGAGACGAACCGCTCGGTCGGGCTCATCGCTTATGGGGCCACTCACGAGGTCATCCACACCGACCGCGGCGACCGCCAGCTGCAGAAACTGCTCGAGACGCTGGCGCTTGTTCATGCAACGGGCATCGTGCCGCTCGCCGAAGTGATCGCGGCCGAGAGCACCCGCTTCGGGCGCAATTCGACCCTTGTCGTTATTACCCCCTCCACCGATGAAGGCTGGGTGCGGTCGCTTCAGCATCAGACCCATCGCGGGGTCCGCGCAGTGGCGATCGTCCTCGAACCGGTCACCTTCGGCGGCGAGACCGAGGTGATCCACCTCCTCGGGAGCCTCGCCGCCGCGGATATTCGCACCTCGCTCGTCAAACGGGGCGACGACCTCGACCAAGCCCTCTCTGCCCGGGCGAGCCATCGGATGGTCTAA
- a CDS encoding GHMP kinase, whose translation MTVWTPATAGELVQGMIDGIHVHVSAPIDWYVAAEMDLDGRPLRGPTGRPKALAALRTFLERRGLPARGMLRLCSTVPPGKGLGSSTADIGAALFAAARAFGVALSAEEATRLALTVEPTDGSLFPGIVVFDHRDGRWLEPLGDPPPVAVVLLDPGGTVDTVAYNAVDRSAALARHEPQTREAVAMVRAALRAGDVALLGAAATLSATTHQALLPKPLLAPALSAGREAGAVGVCVAHSGTAIGILFDARRADAEAACRWIARRLGCPARLVRLVSGGPRFSRAEVASGALLPVS comes from the coding sequence ATGACAGTGTGGACGCCTGCTACCGCAGGCGAACTCGTGCAGGGCATGATCGACGGGATTCATGTCCATGTCAGCGCGCCGATAGATTGGTATGTTGCGGCCGAGATGGATCTCGATGGCCGGCCGCTGCGTGGGCCGACGGGGCGGCCGAAAGCGCTCGCAGCGCTCCGAACATTCCTCGAACGCCGCGGGCTGCCGGCGCGCGGGATGCTGCGGCTCTGCTCGACTGTTCCGCCCGGCAAGGGGTTGGGAAGCAGCACCGCAGATATCGGCGCAGCACTGTTCGCCGCGGCGCGTGCCTTTGGGGTTGCTCTCAGTGCTGAGGAGGCAACGCGCCTCGCGTTGACCGTCGAGCCCACGGACGGCTCGCTCTTTCCCGGAATTGTCGTGTTCGACCATCGAGACGGCCGCTGGCTGGAGCCGCTCGGCGACCCCCCGCCCGTCGCGGTTGTCCTCCTCGACCCGGGCGGCACAGTCGACACCGTTGCCTACAATGCCGTCGACCGGTCGGCGGCGCTTGCGCGCCATGAGCCGCAGACCCGCGAGGCGGTGGCGATGGTGCGCGCGGCGCTGCGCGCGGGCGATGTCGCGCTGTTGGGGGCGGCGGCGACGCTCAGCGCGACGACCCACCAAGCGCTGCTGCCGAAGCCGCTGCTCGCCCCGGCGCTTAGCGCGGGCCGTGAAGCGGGCGCGGTCGGGGTCTGTGTTGCGCACTCCGGCACCGCGATCGGCATCCTGTTCGATGCGCGGCGCGCTGACGCCGAGGCAGCATGCCGCTGGATCGCGCGGCGGCTTGGCTGCCCGGCGCGCCTGGTCCGGCTCGTCTCGGGGGGACCGCGCTTCTCTCGCGCGGAGGTAGCGTCCGGCGCGCTCCTTCCCGTATCATAG
- a CDS encoding glycosyltransferase family 39 protein, protein MTRTRWLLGTIVGLFLVLALGYSVVIPPFEATDEVSHFEYAQFLKAHGRLPRQSHDRSQLENVVAHNPPLYYIVVALITTPVDASDLARIAPLNPDFVWGDLNAGGPFVHLHDPAAEQFPWRGALLALHLARLVSAAAGVGSVIGAYLIGRRLLRSEAGGLAVAALLAFLPSFLFTSATVHNDALVTMFGILALARLLALAEEDGRWQQWGIAGALIAGAALSKVVGFLLLPLVGLVALFVWRRRGLRPALGGAALAGGTALALTAPWLAWNLGNYGEPFGYLLFSTNPLFPIRDEPLPLPRIIDDMGPRSLLFLTSLLAFGYMDRFGPPWLYDLGRLAVLLAIGGLLLRLARWPEGSARALARPAVIVGSAALALFLLALGRYIQTFLSGGHGRYLFPVAPVILAGLVAGWSALLPQRARSLALAAVASGVALLALATPFFVIAPGYALAGEVSAEAAAALPQEPIARFGDAIELVAAAVAPATARPGEPVTVALTWRAAAPVGRSYHAFVQLVGPAGGAGGVNAAPGGGLAATVRWRPGVVIADRLAVPVAADAPPGLYEVWTGFFHPSSGERLPVTAGGDRGGATVVGRVKVPPPASDPLPVPLGVVYGNEILLEGRGELPERLLGSELAVSLAWRALARPTADYSLSLQLAGPTGLVAQVDGPLGGALPTSAWEREERIVTRSTLPLPAALPAGTYTLHAIVYRLADGSRLRAGASDDAPRIADVTVGRP, encoded by the coding sequence GTGACCCGAACGCGCTGGCTTCTCGGGACAATCGTCGGGCTCTTCCTCGTGCTCGCGCTCGGCTATTCGGTCGTCATCCCGCCGTTCGAGGCGACGGACGAGGTCTCCCATTTCGAGTACGCCCAATTTCTGAAAGCGCACGGCCGTCTGCCCCGCCAGTCGCACGACCGCAGCCAGCTCGAGAACGTCGTCGCGCACAACCCGCCGCTCTACTACATCGTCGTCGCGCTGATCACAACCCCGGTCGACGCGAGCGATCTCGCCCGGATCGCTCCGCTCAACCCGGATTTTGTCTGGGGCGACCTCAACGCCGGCGGACCCTTCGTTCATCTGCACGATCCTGCGGCGGAGCAGTTCCCGTGGCGTGGCGCTCTCCTCGCGCTCCATTTGGCGCGGCTCGTCTCGGCGGCGGCGGGGGTTGGCTCGGTCATCGGCGCCTATCTCATCGGCCGGCGTCTCCTTCGGAGTGAGGCCGGGGGCTTGGCCGTCGCTGCGCTGCTTGCTTTCCTCCCCTCCTTCCTCTTCACGTCGGCGACCGTCCACAACGATGCGCTCGTGACGATGTTCGGCATCCTTGCGCTCGCTCGCCTGCTGGCACTCGCCGAGGAAGATGGGCGCTGGCAGCAGTGGGGGATCGCCGGCGCCCTCATCGCCGGCGCTGCCCTGAGCAAGGTCGTCGGCTTTCTGCTGCTGCCCCTCGTCGGTCTCGTCGCGCTCTTCGTGTGGCGGCGCCGCGGTCTGCGGCCGGCGCTCGGCGGCGCCGCCCTCGCCGGCGGCACGGCGCTGGCTCTGACGGCGCCGTGGCTCGCGTGGAACCTTGGCAACTACGGCGAGCCGTTCGGCTATCTGCTCTTCTCGACCAATCCGCTCTTTCCGATCCGCGATGAGCCGCTGCCGCTGCCCCGCATCATCGACGACATGGGGCCCCGCTCCCTGCTTTTCCTGACCTCGCTGCTCGCGTTCGGCTATATGGACCGGTTTGGGCCCCCCTGGCTGTACGATCTCGGCCGCCTCGCTGTTCTGCTGGCGATTGGCGGGCTGCTTCTCCGGCTGGCGCGCTGGCCAGAAGGGTCGGCGCGCGCCCTCGCCCGCCCTGCTGTCATTGTCGGCAGCGCCGCGCTCGCCCTCTTCCTCCTCGCGCTCGGCCGCTATATCCAAACCTTTCTCTCTGGCGGGCATGGCCGCTATCTCTTTCCGGTGGCGCCGGTGATCCTCGCCGGACTGGTCGCGGGCTGGAGCGCGCTGCTGCCGCAGCGAGCGCGCTCGCTGGCGCTCGCCGCCGTGGCGAGCGGCGTGGCGCTGCTTGCCCTCGCGACCCCGTTCTTTGTTATCGCGCCCGGCTACGCGCTTGCCGGGGAAGTGAGCGCGGAAGCGGCGGCGGCGCTCCCGCAGGAGCCGATCGCGCGCTTTGGAGACGCGATCGAACTCGTCGCCGCTGCAGTCGCGCCGGCGACGGCGCGCCCGGGCGAGCCGGTAACAGTCGCGCTGACGTGGCGCGCTGCAGCGCCGGTTGGGCGGAGCTATCACGCGTTCGTTCAGCTTGTGGGGCCGGCAGGAGGAGCAGGCGGCGTGAACGCGGCACCAGGCGGCGGGCTGGCGGCGACGGTCCGCTGGCGGCCGGGCGTTGTCATCGCCGACCGCCTTGCGGTGCCGGTGGCGGCCGATGCTCCGCCGGGGCTCTATGAGGTGTGGACGGGGTTCTTTCATCCGTCCAGTGGCGAGCGGCTGCCGGTCACCGCGGGAGGCGACCGCGGCGGCGCGACGGTTGTCGGGCGTGTCAAAGTGCCGCCGCCAGCGAGTGACCCGCTTCCTGTGCCGCTAGGCGTGGTCTATGGGAACGAGATCCTGCTGGAGGGACGGGGAGAGCTCCCAGAGCGGTTGCTCGGAAGCGAACTGGCGGTTTCCCTCGCGTGGCGGGCTCTCGCGCGGCCGACGGCAGACTACAGCCTCTCGCTCCAGCTCGCGGGCCCGACCGGCCTCGTCGCTCAGGTCGATGGCCCGCTCGGCGGCGCTCTCCCCACCTCGGCGTGGGAGCGGGAGGAGCGCATCGTGACACGCAGCACCCTCCCGCTTCCCGCCGCCCTGCCGGCGGGAACTTATACCCTGCACGCAATCGTCTATCGCTTGGCGGATGGAAGCCGTCTGCGCGCTGGCGCGAGCGACGATGCGCCGCGGATCGCGGATGTGACGGTCGGGAGGCCCTGA
- a CDS encoding transglutaminase domain-containing protein — protein MSTIAARFGADSVGELLLSALRRLWPREGFLTVALLFFTMLSGVWSVEAAGWVDRLPPLGLVLLGATAMGFVFAKTRLQWWLCHPVGLLYGTVVSVWATTSLIPLEELSDRIVDLIIRLNAWGYAARTGGYNTDALVFVFWVCALTWLIGYFSTFVVFRLHRVWLGILPSGVAILFNLRFAPPQATVWFFFYLAFALLLLVRFNVFQQHERWKRARVDFQEGLGLGSLPEMSLYALLISLFVWLMPSGGVAPLISEVWNAITGPYNDFAVEFNRLFANLNTTQEGPSTTFSRALILKGPIKLGSAVIMYVQADQPIYLRATVYDIYNGRGMITGEKQTLNFPPGAEAPPPTKDYRSRKELTQKVTLRATPGNAILAGGIPLRASQRAVAEVDKPLSYFLSLDDTSTDSSLPAQVRSAAPQIREVFLRLRQEGRLGASPADLPAEIARSLPNDLRVANYLLREGRVAGLELQFVSPYPIDFTSVRAPGRGRAPSQYSVVSSVSIASERELRNASTDYPGWITERYLQLPPNVPERVRRLAQELTAGATNPYDKATRIQDYLRSFRYNENIEAPPPSVDPVEHFLFTMREGYCDYFATAMVVMLRSLGIPARISAGYFTGEFDSNRGYYLVREANTHAWPEVFFPDYGWIEFEPTPSRPPIPRGAGTDDGDAMTSGPSTAAMPGDLEDPGFIEDDFGLGLIGGDVEEEGAPILPLLLLTLLALTGAGGWYFWQRGLRGLTSANLVYAKVTRLAAIAYRPQREAETPVEYGRALASLLPGRERAVAQVMDGYTAARYSRTGPTLAETVRLRRAWQELRSALLLLIAKRPFRLLLRRRFFRPPR, from the coding sequence ATGAGCACCATCGCAGCGCGTTTCGGCGCAGACTCAGTCGGCGAACTTCTGCTCTCCGCGCTTCGCCGTCTCTGGCCGCGAGAAGGCTTCCTCACCGTCGCCCTGCTCTTCTTCACGATGCTGAGCGGCGTCTGGTCAGTTGAGGCCGCCGGCTGGGTCGACCGGCTGCCGCCGCTCGGCCTCGTGCTGCTCGGCGCAACGGCGATGGGGTTCGTCTTCGCCAAAACCCGCCTCCAATGGTGGCTCTGTCATCCGGTCGGGCTGCTCTACGGAACCGTCGTCTCTGTCTGGGCGACAACCTCCCTCATTCCGCTGGAGGAGCTGAGCGACCGGATTGTCGACCTGATCATCCGGCTGAACGCTTGGGGCTATGCCGCGCGGACCGGCGGCTACAACACCGACGCCCTCGTCTTCGTCTTTTGGGTCTGCGCCCTGACCTGGCTGATCGGCTACTTCTCAACGTTCGTCGTCTTCCGCCTCCACCGCGTCTGGCTGGGCATTCTGCCCAGCGGGGTCGCCATCCTCTTCAACCTGCGGTTTGCCCCTCCCCAAGCGACCGTCTGGTTTTTCTTCTATCTCGCCTTCGCGCTCCTGCTGCTGGTGCGGTTCAACGTCTTCCAGCAGCACGAACGCTGGAAGCGCGCGCGCGTCGACTTTCAAGAAGGGCTCGGCTTAGGGTCGCTGCCCGAGATGTCGCTCTACGCGCTGCTCATCTCGCTCTTCGTCTGGCTGATGCCCTCGGGCGGCGTGGCGCCGCTCATCTCAGAAGTGTGGAATGCCATCACCGGGCCTTACAACGACTTCGCAGTCGAGTTCAACCGGCTCTTCGCCAATCTGAATACGACCCAAGAAGGCCCGTCGACCACCTTCAGCCGCGCGCTCATCTTGAAAGGGCCGATCAAGCTCGGCAGCGCGGTCATCATGTATGTCCAAGCAGACCAGCCGATCTATCTTCGGGCGACGGTTTACGACATCTACAACGGCCGCGGGATGATCACGGGGGAAAAACAGACCCTCAACTTTCCGCCGGGCGCCGAGGCGCCTCCGCCGACGAAAGACTATCGCTCGCGGAAGGAGCTGACGCAGAAGGTGACGCTCCGCGCGACGCCAGGGAACGCGATCTTGGCAGGCGGCATTCCCCTGCGCGCCAGCCAGCGTGCCGTCGCCGAGGTTGACAAGCCCCTCTCCTACTTCTTGTCGCTCGACGACACCTCGACCGACTCCTCGCTGCCGGCCCAAGTGCGCAGCGCGGCGCCGCAGATCCGCGAGGTGTTCCTGCGCTTGCGCCAAGAGGGCCGGCTCGGCGCCTCTCCTGCAGACTTGCCGGCGGAGATCGCGCGCTCCCTGCCCAACGATCTCCGCGTTGCAAACTATTTGCTCCGCGAAGGCCGCGTTGCCGGCCTCGAGCTGCAGTTCGTCAGCCCCTATCCGATCGATTTCACCTCTGTGCGGGCGCCGGGGCGCGGGCGCGCGCCCAGTCAATACTCCGTCGTCTCCTCGGTCTCGATCGCGTCAGAGCGGGAGCTGCGCAACGCCAGCACCGACTATCCCGGGTGGATCACTGAGCGCTATCTCCAGCTTCCGCCGAACGTGCCCGAACGCGTGCGCCGCCTCGCTCAAGAGCTGACTGCCGGCGCGACCAATCCGTACGACAAAGCGACCCGGATCCAAGATTACCTGCGCTCCTTCCGCTACAACGAGAACATCGAGGCACCTCCGCCGAGTGTCGACCCAGTTGAGCATTTCCTGTTCACGATGCGGGAAGGCTATTGCGACTACTTCGCCACCGCAATGGTCGTCATGCTCCGCTCGCTTGGCATTCCGGCCCGGATCTCCGCCGGCTATTTCACCGGCGAGTTCGACTCAAACCGCGGCTACTACCTTGTGCGCGAGGCGAACACCCATGCCTGGCCGGAGGTGTTCTTCCCTGACTATGGGTGGATCGAGTTCGAACCGACGCCGTCCCGTCCTCCCATCCCCCGCGGCGCCGGGACTGATGACGGCGACGCGATGACGAGCGGCCCCTCAACTGCGGCAATGCCGGGTGACCTCGAAGATCCCGGCTTCATCGAGGATGACTTCGGGCTCGGGCTGATCGGCGGCGACGTCGAGGAGGAAGGCGCTCCCATCTTGCCGCTTCTGCTGCTGACCCTGCTCGCCCTTACTGGCGCCGGCGGCTGGTACTTCTGGCAGCGCGGGCTGCGCGGGCTGACCAGCGCCAACCTAGTCTACGCGAAGGTGACCCGCTTGGCCGCGATTGCGTACCGCCCTCAGCGCGAGGCCGAAACGCCGGTCGAGTACGGCCGGGCATTAGCCTCCCTCCTTCCGGGCCGCGAACGCGCCGTCGCTCAGGTAATGGACGGCTACACCGCCGCCCGCTACAGCCGCACCGGCCCCACGCTGGCTGAAACCGTCCGTCTCCGTCGTGCGTGGCAGGAGCTGCGGAGCGCGCTGCTGCTCCTTATCGCGAAACGACCGTTCCGTCTCTTGCTCCGCCGGCGCTTCTTCCGACCGCCGCGCTAG
- a CDS encoding MarR family transcriptional regulator yields the protein MIVDNALSLPAALLESDAYLLGRVRTRLIRRLAEEHAALGLRIGQGVILICLEELGPLSQRDLAQLLDVDPSDLVRHLDDLEAGGFVERRPDLSDRRRNLLVITAPGQMLRRRYEAMIARVEEEIFGVLEPDDRLTFRRLLRRLATAPAAADAAQMREAREGER from the coding sequence ATGATCGTTGACAACGCGCTCAGCCTGCCCGCGGCGCTCCTCGAGTCCGATGCCTATCTGCTCGGGCGGGTGCGGACGCGCCTGATTCGCCGGCTCGCTGAAGAGCATGCGGCGCTTGGGCTGCGGATCGGGCAGGGCGTCATCCTGATCTGTCTCGAGGAGCTGGGCCCGCTCAGTCAGCGCGACCTCGCCCAGCTGCTCGATGTCGACCCAAGCGATCTGGTCCGTCACCTCGATGACCTTGAGGCAGGGGGCTTCGTCGAGCGGCGGCCGGACCTCTCCGACCGTCGTCGCAATCTCCTCGTTATCACTGCGCCGGGGCAGATGCTGCGCCGCCGCTATGAAGCGATGATCGCTCGCGTCGAGGAGGAAATCTTCGGCGTCCTCGAGCCTGACGACCGCCTGACGTTCCGCCGTCTCCTCCGCCGCCTTGCCACTGCGCCTGCGGCGGCGGACGCGGCCCAGATGAGAGAAGCGCGGGAGGGAGAGCGCTGA
- a CDS encoding LLM class flavin-dependent oxidoreductase, whose product MDIGISLTPNRNRGADPHEAVRHLVWAARYADEHGFDYIWSTEHHFTDVAFSSSPSVILSHYAAITERAKLGYAVAILPFHHPIRLAEDLAWIDNFSNGRLVGGVSPGWAAYEFSVFGIPLEERRERFLEALAILRKALAGGKFSHEGRFWTIPETRLMPPPLQPGGPKFVSATTSRDGLIQTAKLRISPLLGFDPPSGLRELRQLYIDAAREDGATEEELADLLTRFGALRRVIIRDRDEEAEEEALEAAGGFAASSATLRVDARTGQPVEGIVRRRGDADAGKDPRQSYAFQGTLWGTPDTVVRRLLELREVGLGHVVLQFHSPTRDPDGVKENIRRFARDVLPAYRAATRALAAVR is encoded by the coding sequence ATGGATATCGGGATTTCGCTGACGCCCAATCGCAACCGGGGCGCTGACCCGCATGAGGCGGTGCGCCATCTTGTCTGGGCGGCGCGCTACGCCGACGAGCACGGCTTCGACTACATCTGGAGCACAGAGCATCATTTTACTGATGTTGCGTTCAGCAGTTCGCCGAGCGTGATCCTCAGCCACTATGCCGCGATCACCGAGCGTGCCAAGCTGGGCTACGCGGTGGCGATCCTGCCCTTTCATCATCCCATCCGGCTTGCGGAAGACCTCGCCTGGATCGACAACTTCTCGAACGGCCGCCTCGTCGGCGGCGTCAGTCCGGGATGGGCGGCGTACGAGTTCAGCGTCTTCGGCATCCCTCTCGAAGAGCGGCGCGAGCGGTTCCTCGAAGCGCTTGCCATCCTCCGCAAGGCGCTGGCGGGCGGGAAGTTCAGCCATGAAGGCCGCTTTTGGACGATCCCCGAGACGCGGCTGATGCCGCCGCCGCTCCAGCCGGGGGGACCAAAGTTCGTCTCGGCGACCACCTCGCGCGACGGGCTGATTCAGACCGCCAAGCTTCGCATCAGCCCGCTCCTCGGCTTCGACCCGCCGTCTGGCCTCCGCGAACTGCGCCAGCTCTATATCGACGCGGCGCGCGAGGACGGCGCGACGGAGGAAGAGCTGGCCGACCTGCTCACGCGGTTCGGCGCGCTCCGGCGCGTCATCATCCGCGACCGCGACGAGGAGGCGGAAGAGGAGGCGCTCGAAGCGGCGGGCGGGTTTGCGGCAAGCTCGGCCACGCTGCGGGTCGATGCGAGGACCGGCCAGCCGGTCGAGGGGATTGTTCGGCGCCGCGGCGACGCCGATGCCGGCAAGGACCCGCGGCAGTCCTATGCCTTCCAAGGCACCCTGTGGGGAACGCCCGACACGGTAGTCCGCCGGCTCCTCGAACTGCGCGAGGTCGGGCTTGGCCATGTCGTCCTGCAGTTTCACAGCCCCACCCGCGATCCCGACGGGGTGAAGGAGAACATTCGCCGGTTCGCGCGCGATGTGCTCCCGGCCTACCGTGCCGCAACGCGCGCTCTCGCCGCGGTTCGCTGA